The Mauremys reevesii isolate NIE-2019 linkage group 1, ASM1616193v1, whole genome shotgun sequence genome has a segment encoding these proteins:
- the NDUFB2 gene encoding NADH dehydrogenase [ubiquinone] 1 beta subcomplex subunit 2, mitochondrial gives MLGALGRTGGGLVRVLRARDVRGAAGLRRAGGGVHIEPHYRQFPGLTRRQVIHGEILSGFMWFWILWHFWHDPDAVLGHFPYPDASKWTDEELGIPPDDEE, from the exons ATGCTCGGGGCTCTGGGCCGCACCGGCGGCGGCCTGGTCCGGGTGCTCCGCGCCAGAGACGTGAGGGGAGCGGCCGGGCTCCGCcg CGCGGGCGGCGGGGTGCACATCGAGCCCCACTACCGGCAGTTCCCGGGGCTGACCCGCCGGCAGGTGATCCACGGCGAGATCCTCAGCGGCTTCATGTGGTTCTGGATCCTGTGGCACTTCTGGCACGACCCGGACGCGGTGCTG GGTCACTTTCCTTACCCAGATGCTTCGAAATGgacagatgaggaattggggaTTCCTCCTGATGATGAAGAATAG